A genomic region of Serratia fonticola contains the following coding sequences:
- the cobD gene encoding threonine-phosphate decarboxylase CobD — protein MSEHGGNVLEMALKTGLNPADIIDFSANINPLGMPASLKAAIIEHLTSAECYPDVEYRQLHATLAQAHQCLPENVMAGNGATELIYAIVHQLRPRTALLLTPGFAEYRRALRRVNCQIQDYPLDESSGFQPDERLLQTLAERRPDCLFLATPNNPTGLMPEPALLQAILDCCQRYHIALIVDEAFIDFLPDSAGLIPQMNDYPRLYILRSLTKFFAIPGLRLGYLVSADLAGLQQMKQQREPWTINAYAALAGSVILNDHAYIQQTHQWLAQQRAWLFDALATLPQLRFWRGEANYIFLRCLRPGFDLQQALLQHRILIRHCANYPGLSADYYRIAIKGAAANRQLVAALQQVLTRG, from the coding sequence GTGAGTGAACATGGTGGCAACGTACTGGAAATGGCGCTGAAAACCGGCCTAAACCCGGCCGACATTATTGATTTCAGTGCCAATATCAATCCATTGGGCATGCCTGCCAGCCTGAAGGCCGCGATTATCGAGCACCTGACCAGTGCCGAATGCTACCCCGATGTAGAATACCGGCAACTGCATGCCACATTAGCGCAGGCACACCAATGCCTGCCTGAAAATGTGATGGCTGGCAACGGCGCAACCGAGCTGATTTATGCCATCGTCCACCAATTGCGCCCCCGCACTGCCCTGTTGCTTACGCCGGGTTTCGCCGAATATCGCCGGGCGTTGCGACGCGTGAACTGCCAAATCCAGGACTATCCGTTGGATGAAAGCAGCGGTTTTCAACCCGATGAACGCTTATTGCAGACACTGGCTGAACGCCGCCCGGACTGTCTGTTCCTGGCAACACCCAACAACCCCACAGGACTCATGCCAGAACCAGCCCTGCTGCAAGCCATCCTGGATTGCTGCCAGCGGTATCATATCGCGTTGATCGTCGATGAAGCCTTTATCGATTTTCTGCCGGATAGTGCGGGATTAATCCCGCAGATGAATGACTATCCTCGCCTCTATATTCTGCGTTCGCTGACCAAGTTCTTTGCTATTCCCGGCCTGCGACTTGGCTATCTGGTCAGTGCCGATCTGGCCGGTCTACAACAAATGAAACAGCAGCGTGAACCCTGGACAATCAATGCCTATGCCGCGCTAGCAGGGAGCGTGATCCTCAACGACCACGCCTATATTCAGCAAACCCATCAGTGGTTGGCACAACAGCGTGCATGGTTGTTTGACGCACTGGCCACCCTGCCGCAATTACGCTTCTGGCGTGGGGAGGCAAACTATATTTTCCTGCGCTGCTTACGTCCTGGGTTCGATCTGCAACAGGCGTTGCTACAGCACCGTATCCTGATCCGCCACTGTGCCAACTATCCCGGCCTTTCTGCTGACTATTATCGGATAGCGATAAAAGGCGCCGCAGCCAATCGTCAATTGGTCGCTGCATTACAACAGGTGCTGACCCGTGGCTGA
- a CDS encoding GHMP kinase, which yields MAEASCPASCGELLQGWILGGEKLVSCPINWFSHVAVTDGQPAKHERPLMRQMLLTVLEHLGMATDIARGLRIDFHSTIPLAKGMASSTADIAATAQAAARHLGSPLDEATLARLCVQLEPTDSTLFRRLTLFDHQTAALQHPFDWLPTLDILLLESPQTLNTADYHRRDRHHALLDNAATLAQAWELFSRAMKTHDCGKLGEATTLSARASQTLLPKPRFDDLLALVEQSGIYGLNVAHSGSVVGLLFDAEKHDSEKLCWLLQQRQISESYPQQHYLTLIHGGVR from the coding sequence GTGGCTGAGGCAAGTTGCCCGGCCTCCTGCGGGGAATTGCTCCAAGGGTGGATCCTCGGAGGCGAAAAACTGGTTTCCTGCCCGATAAACTGGTTTAGCCACGTCGCGGTAACCGACGGCCAGCCGGCAAAGCACGAGCGCCCATTGATGCGCCAGATGCTGTTAACGGTGCTGGAACACCTGGGTATGGCTACCGATATCGCACGCGGATTGAGGATTGATTTCCACTCCACCATCCCACTGGCGAAAGGCATGGCCAGCAGCACGGCAGATATTGCGGCAACGGCACAAGCAGCCGCACGCCACCTCGGTAGCCCTCTGGATGAAGCTACGCTTGCGCGTTTATGCGTACAACTGGAGCCAACGGACAGCACGCTGTTCCGCCGCCTGACGCTGTTCGATCATCAAACGGCTGCGCTACAGCATCCCTTTGACTGGTTACCCACGCTCGATATTCTGTTGCTGGAAAGCCCGCAAACGCTCAATACCGCCGACTATCACCGGCGCGATCGCCATCATGCCCTGTTGGACAATGCTGCGACACTGGCACAGGCATGGGAGTTGTTTTCCCGAGCAATGAAAACTCACGACTGCGGCAAGTTAGGTGAGGCCACCACGCTAAGTGCACGAGCCAGTCAAACGCTGTTGCCTAAACCACGCTTTGACGATCTGCTGGCTCTCGTCGAACAGAGCGGCATTTATGGGCTGAATGTGGCCCACAGCGGTAGCGTAGTCGGATTACTGTTTGACGCCGAAAAACACGATAGTGAAAAACTGTGTTGGTTGCTGCAACAGCGGCAGATTAGCGAGAGCTACCCGCAACAGCATTACTTAACGCTGATTCACGGCGGCGTTCGCTAA
- a CDS encoding bacteriocin, which produces MNVNMHELNEEELNLVSGGADALGSILDAADALLDKSYQAEGTLLDGLKESASIIVNSIGVKQ; this is translated from the coding sequence ATGAACGTAAACATGCATGAGCTCAACGAAGAAGAGTTGAATCTGGTGTCAGGCGGAGCAGATGCCTTAGGCTCAATTCTGGATGCGGCTGATGCTCTCTTAGATAAGTCTTACCAGGCAGAGGGAACCCTGTTGGATGGGCTGAAAGAGAGCGCCAGTATTATAGTGAATTCAATCGGTGTAAAACAGTAG
- a CDS encoding HlyD family type I secretion periplasmic adaptor subunit: MKHKISALRSFYQRYRDAFRQVWHIRDRLDPPTRTADELAFLPAHLELVDTPLSPLPQWGARAIILLCTLALLWAILGHMDIVAVSGGKTLTGGRTKIIQALEPSVIESIHVKDGQHVDVGQLLIKLDATTAKAEFQKARESLIASQQAYARYSALLTAVETGKVPALAAVDGETPAQHYAEEIILQGQYHAFAAQVGTKEKSIAQKEAEINTIQQEINKLMGISEIIASKAADYKRLYNENFMSRHEWLQKEQEYIEHKSNLSIQRSRLVEYQAALKALQQELDSITAQFRSDALEKQKQAQDNAIQYEHETRKNKQRQDILSLTAPVSGMVQQLAVHTVRGIVTEAQPLLAIVPDDDIVEVEAMVENRDIGFVEVGQEAVVKIESFPYTRYGHIKGIVENVSHDAIQDEKKGLIFPARIRLAETYLMIDGKKIHLTSGMAVSVEIKTGKRRVIDYFLSPLKQYSTEGLRER; encoded by the coding sequence ATGAAGCATAAAATCAGTGCGTTACGCAGTTTCTACCAACGCTATCGCGATGCCTTTCGTCAGGTTTGGCATATTCGGGATAGGCTCGATCCTCCTACGCGTACGGCTGATGAGTTAGCCTTTTTGCCGGCACACTTGGAATTGGTGGATACCCCCCTTTCTCCCCTCCCGCAGTGGGGAGCCCGAGCCATTATTCTACTTTGTACTTTGGCTCTGTTGTGGGCGATTTTGGGGCATATGGACATTGTGGCTGTCTCCGGGGGGAAAACCCTGACGGGTGGGCGAACCAAGATTATTCAAGCGCTTGAGCCGTCGGTGATCGAGTCTATTCACGTAAAGGATGGGCAACATGTTGATGTGGGCCAATTACTGATTAAATTAGACGCCACCACGGCGAAAGCTGAATTTCAAAAAGCCAGAGAATCCTTGATAGCCTCGCAACAGGCGTATGCGCGTTATAGTGCACTGTTGACGGCGGTGGAGACTGGCAAGGTGCCAGCATTGGCAGCGGTTGATGGTGAAACACCGGCGCAGCACTATGCGGAAGAGATCATTCTGCAGGGACAATATCATGCCTTTGCTGCCCAGGTCGGCACGAAAGAAAAGTCAATTGCCCAAAAAGAGGCGGAAATAAACACCATCCAGCAAGAAATTAATAAACTGATGGGCATTTCTGAAATTATAGCGTCCAAAGCTGCCGACTATAAGCGGCTCTATAATGAGAACTTTATGTCCAGGCATGAATGGTTGCAAAAAGAGCAGGAGTATATCGAGCATAAAAGCAATCTTAGCATTCAACGCAGCCGACTTGTTGAGTATCAGGCTGCGCTAAAGGCATTGCAGCAGGAGTTGGACAGTATTACCGCACAATTTCGCAGTGATGCATTGGAAAAACAAAAGCAGGCTCAGGACAATGCGATTCAGTATGAGCATGAAACACGCAAAAATAAACAGCGGCAAGATATTTTAAGTCTGACGGCGCCTGTCAGCGGCATGGTTCAGCAACTTGCCGTGCATACGGTGAGAGGGATCGTGACCGAAGCGCAGCCCTTATTAGCCATTGTGCCTGATGATGATATTGTTGAAGTGGAGGCGATGGTTGAAAACAGGGATATTGGATTTGTTGAAGTTGGGCAGGAAGCTGTCGTGAAGATTGAGTCTTTCCCTTATACCCGCTATGGGCATATTAAAGGGATCGTGGAAAACGTTTCTCATGATGCCATACAGGATGAAAAGAAAGGGTTAATTTTCCCAGCCAGAATTCGTTTGGCCGAAACATACTTAATGATTGATGGGAAAAAGATCCATTTGACGTCCGGTATGGCCGTCAGTGTGGAAATTAAAACCGGTAAACGCCGGGTGATTGATTATTTCCTGAGCCCATTAAAACAGTATTCAACCGAAGGATTGAGAGAGCGTTAA
- a CDS encoding type I secretion system permease/ATPase produces the protein MEGIADIPEKPVPDAGLLGLALLAEFHGIPADVDQLKHQFGKGSEAFDETTLLLSAKTLDLKAKVIKQPLERINMVTLPALVLSDNGAHFILAKVDADKVLIHDLVLGRPVALSMPDFSQRYHGRLLVVSSRASAAQALTKFDFTWFIPAVIKYRKILLEVLAISFVLQILALITPLFFQVVMDKVLVHRSFTTLDVIAVGLLIVSVFDVGLSLLRNYIFSHTTSRIDVELGAKLFRHLLRLPIAYFEARRVGDTVARIRELENIRNFLTGQALTSILDLLFSFVFIIVMLFYSGWLTLIVVVSLPCYAIWSACITPVLRRRLNEKFARGADNQSFLVESVGGMGTIKAMAVEPHMTRKWDNQLSAYVHAGFKVSRLANIGQHGVQLIQKLVTVSTLWLGAHLVIAGDLSVGQLIAFNMLAGQVAAPVIRLAQLWQDFQQVGISVERLGDVLNSKTENPASRAALPPIQGNIAFEDIVFRYRPDGPEILKHLTLTIRAGEIIGIVGRSGSGKSTLTKLLQRLYVPESGRVLVDGNDLSLADPAWLRRQIGVVLQENLLFNASIRDNIALTDPGMSLEKVIQAAKLAGAHDFIMELAEGYDNMVGEQGSNLSGGQRQRIAIARALVTNPRILIFDEATSALDYESERAIMKNMRTICQGRTVLIIAHRLSTVKGANRIIAMDKGQVVEVGHHDELIAKPGGYYAHLHSLQQG, from the coding sequence ATGGAAGGTATTGCTGACATTCCCGAAAAGCCGGTGCCAGACGCCGGTTTATTAGGCTTGGCTTTACTCGCTGAGTTTCACGGTATTCCTGCTGATGTTGACCAGTTAAAACACCAGTTTGGTAAGGGCTCTGAAGCCTTTGATGAAACGACCTTGCTGCTTTCAGCGAAGACTTTGGATTTAAAAGCGAAAGTCATTAAGCAGCCGCTCGAACGTATTAACATGGTTACCTTGCCCGCATTGGTTTTGTCTGATAACGGAGCACATTTTATTTTAGCTAAAGTTGACGCGGATAAGGTGCTTATTCACGATCTTGTGCTGGGCCGCCCGGTAGCCTTGAGTATGCCAGACTTTAGCCAACGCTATCATGGGCGTTTGCTCGTTGTTTCATCACGAGCCTCTGCGGCACAAGCGTTAACGAAATTTGATTTCACCTGGTTTATTCCAGCAGTCATAAAATATCGCAAAATACTGCTTGAAGTATTGGCCATCTCATTTGTATTGCAAATTCTTGCGCTAATTACCCCTTTGTTCTTCCAAGTGGTAATGGATAAGGTGTTAGTGCATCGGAGTTTTACCACGTTAGATGTCATCGCGGTTGGTTTATTGATCGTATCGGTATTCGATGTTGGGCTATCTTTGCTGCGAAATTATATATTTTCCCACACGACCAGCCGTATTGATGTGGAGCTGGGCGCTAAACTGTTCCGACATTTGTTGCGGTTACCAATAGCTTACTTTGAGGCCAGAAGAGTCGGTGACACGGTTGCCCGTATTCGTGAATTGGAAAATATCCGTAATTTTCTGACCGGGCAAGCCTTAACCTCTATTCTGGACCTGTTATTCTCTTTTGTGTTTATCATCGTCATGCTGTTTTATAGCGGTTGGCTCACGTTGATTGTGGTGGTTTCTCTACCGTGCTATGCCATCTGGTCTGCCTGCATTACCCCCGTTCTCCGCCGTAGGCTGAATGAAAAGTTTGCCCGTGGGGCTGATAACCAATCCTTCCTGGTTGAATCGGTCGGAGGCATGGGGACGATTAAAGCGATGGCCGTTGAGCCCCATATGACGCGCAAATGGGATAATCAGCTATCGGCTTACGTCCATGCCGGCTTTAAAGTGAGCCGCTTGGCCAATATTGGCCAGCATGGGGTACAGCTCATTCAAAAATTAGTCACGGTTTCCACGTTGTGGTTGGGAGCCCACTTGGTGATTGCGGGCGACTTGTCTGTGGGCCAACTTATCGCCTTTAACATGTTAGCCGGGCAGGTTGCCGCGCCGGTCATTCGGTTAGCCCAGCTTTGGCAGGATTTTCAGCAGGTGGGTATCTCAGTCGAACGGTTGGGTGATGTACTTAACAGTAAGACGGAAAACCCCGCCAGCCGTGCAGCGTTGCCACCTATTCAGGGCAATATTGCGTTTGAGGATATTGTTTTTCGCTACCGGCCTGATGGGCCTGAAATATTGAAGCACCTGACCTTGACCATTCGGGCTGGGGAAATTATTGGTATTGTCGGGCGTTCAGGTTCGGGGAAAAGCACCTTAACTAAACTGTTACAGCGCCTCTATGTTCCAGAGAGTGGTCGGGTTTTAGTCGATGGCAATGATTTATCATTGGCGGATCCTGCCTGGCTACGTCGCCAAATAGGGGTAGTTCTACAGGAGAATTTATTATTTAACGCCTCTATCAGGGATAACATTGCATTGACCGATCCCGGCATGAGCTTGGAAAAAGTGATTCAGGCGGCGAAACTGGCGGGGGCACATGATTTTATCATGGAGCTGGCAGAAGGTTATGACAACATGGTGGGGGAACAGGGTTCAAACCTGTCAGGAGGGCAGCGGCAGCGTATAGCTATCGCCAGAGCCTTGGTCACAAATCCGCGAATTTTGATTTTTGATGAGGCAACCAGCGCCCTGGATTACGAGTCTGAACGGGCAATCATGAAAAATATGCGAACCATCTGTCAGGGAAGGACGGTGTTAATTATTGCCCACCGCTTATCTACGGTGAAGGGGGCCAATCGCATTATTGCCATGGATAAAGGGCAGGTGGTTGAAGTCGGCCACCACGATGAGCTGATAGCTAAACCCGGTGGCTATTATGCCCATTTACACAGCTTGCAGCAGGGGTAA
- a CDS encoding calcium-binding protein, which translates to MSTNLEIESAEFKKEIEKNELYLDISKLVSHDGKPADKDNLAEFFTSDGITTRYETFFAKDGNPVNFYTSESATGTLNHYQFFDSDGNSWSLYQSVDKKGNVFNSYGRFSSKSNSIRDEFFAADGHTHAYHEFFADDGHTQNYHEFFADCGHSHSYHEFFGCKEQVKKAKEEQAIKYFGPSGGGGLFSPSEGSNNARESAEESFGDAEEFRVDPLILDLDGNGVTTTNLTDGVYFDHDGNGFAAKTAWVGSGDGILVFDRNNDTSISDGSELFGNYTLLSNGQYAVNGFEALKEFDVNNDGVIDENDEIYHQLRVWVDKNGDGVTDQGELLTLKDAGVASINTGYVNSNFVDSNGNAHRQQGSFTKTDGTTADIHDVWFDVHLSDTVSNEQIEIDDEIKKLPNLLGFGNVHNLQAALMLDKSGQLRSALDNILTKAKAGVSSDNLTQDINEFIFLWAGADKYAADSRGKAIDARILYSLESFMGRGFTQGTSKNPDSNASRLLEKSFQSIYDYVFTQLVTLPRLQDAVSYVWDQQYQTYRLDTAPLIAHFKKEYDANAVSFLKEYQAFTQQYGHDKHKMAELAQSGDELDALFGQMMNVINQIPATDFIKHIDQNGSVLTLNTNSGNVIFLGSLANDTITGRGTFNGGTGNDVLNATVGNSDDTFLFNLGDGQDVINNNGGKDRIIFGKDVTPEMISYRREGNHLVVVVGDQGDQMTLNHYFAHANYQTANRFEFADGTVWEDIRQRVFTQYYSDDKDTIVGTGWDDNIYAGAGDDTITDNAGNNYLDGGAGNDTITGRGTFNGGTGNDVLNATVVNSDDTFLFNLGDGQDVINNNGGKDRIIFGKDVTPEMISYRREGNHLVVVVGDQGDQMTLNHYFAHANYQTANRFEFADGTVWEDIRQRTFTQYYTDGKDTIVGTGWDDNIYAGAGDDTITDNAGNNYLDGGAGNDTITGRGTFNGGTGNDVLNATVVNSDDTFLFNLGDGQDVINNNGGKDRIIFGKDVTPEMISYRREGNHLVVVVGDQGDQMTLNHYFAHANYQTVNRFEFADGTVWEDIRQRTFTQYYTDGKDTIVGTGWNDNIYAGAGDDTITDNAGNNYLDGGAGNDTITGRGTFNGGTGNDVLYATVVNSDDTFLFNLGDGQDVINNNGGKDRIIFGKDVTPEMISYRREGNHLVVVVGDQGDQMTLNHYFAHANYQTVNRFEFADGTVWEDIRQRTFTQYYTDGKDTIVGTGWNDNIYAGAGDDTITDNAGNNYLDGGAGNDTITGRGTFNGGTGNDVLNATVGNSDDTFLFNLGDGQDVINNNGGKDRIIFGKDVTPGMISYRREGNHLVVVVGDQGDQMTLNHYFAHANYQTVNRFEFADGTVWEDIRQRTFTQYYTDGKDTIVGTGWNDNIYAGAGDDTITDNAGNNYLDGGAGNDTITGRGTFNGGTGNDVLNATVGNSDDTFLFNLGDGQDVINNNGGKDRIIFGKDVTPEMISYRREGNHLVVVVGDQGDQMTLNHYFAHANYQTVNRFEFADGTVWEDIRQRTFTQYYTDGKDTIVGTGWNDNIYAGAGDDTITDNAGNNYLDGGAGNDTITGRGTFNGGTGNDVLNATVGNSDDTFLFNLGDGQDVINNNGGKDRIIFGKDVTPGMISYRREGNHLVVVVGDQGDQMTLNHYFAHANYQTVNRFEFANGKFWDDIRTTNEFIADTTGNPRESTIVSSRMSAVTPPESTAIVGQANSLIAAMATFAPETGSSSLLPDNNAQTQNNLIYAANVA; encoded by the coding sequence ATGAGTACTAATCTCGAGATAGAAAGTGCTGAGTTTAAAAAAGAGATAGAAAAAAATGAATTGTATTTAGATATTAGTAAGTTAGTTAGCCATGATGGCAAACCAGCCGATAAAGATAATTTAGCTGAATTCTTTACCAGTGATGGTATCACTACCAGGTATGAAACGTTTTTTGCTAAAGATGGTAATCCTGTTAATTTCTATACGTCAGAATCAGCGACAGGGACATTAAACCATTATCAATTCTTTGACAGTGATGGAAATAGCTGGAGTTTGTACCAATCGGTTGATAAAAAAGGCAATGTCTTTAACAGTTATGGCCGCTTTTCTAGTAAGTCGAATTCGATCCGTGACGAGTTTTTCGCCGCTGATGGCCATACACATGCTTATCATGAGTTCTTTGCTGACGATGGCCATACGCAGAATTATCATGAGTTCTTTGCTGACTGTGGCCACTCTCACTCTTACCACGAGTTTTTTGGTTGTAAAGAACAGGTTAAAAAGGCTAAAGAAGAACAGGCCATCAAATATTTTGGCCCTTCCGGTGGCGGGGGATTATTCTCGCCAAGTGAAGGGAGTAATAATGCCCGTGAGTCAGCTGAAGAAAGCTTTGGAGATGCAGAAGAGTTCCGGGTGGACCCTTTAATCCTGGATTTGGATGGCAACGGTGTCACTACGACCAACCTGACTGATGGCGTCTATTTTGACCATGACGGTAATGGTTTTGCTGCCAAAACGGCATGGGTGGGCAGCGGCGACGGTATTCTGGTTTTCGACCGAAACAACGATACCAGCATTAGTGATGGTAGTGAGTTATTTGGTAATTATACATTACTCAGCAATGGACAATATGCGGTCAACGGTTTTGAAGCGCTCAAAGAATTCGATGTTAATAACGACGGTGTTATTGATGAAAATGATGAAATTTATCACCAACTCCGTGTTTGGGTGGATAAAAACGGTGATGGTGTTACAGATCAAGGCGAGTTATTGACGCTAAAAGACGCGGGTGTTGCCAGCATTAACACCGGCTATGTCAACAGCAACTTTGTTGATAGCAACGGCAATGCGCATAGACAACAGGGTTCATTTACCAAGACCGACGGCACCACGGCAGATATTCACGATGTCTGGTTCGATGTCCACTTATCAGACACCGTTAGCAATGAACAGATCGAAATCGACGATGAGATAAAAAAGCTGCCCAACCTGTTGGGTTTTGGCAATGTTCATAATCTTCAGGCTGCATTAATGCTCGATAAGTCAGGGCAGCTTAGAAGTGCGCTAGATAATATACTCACCAAGGCTAAAGCCGGCGTTTCCTCTGACAATTTAACCCAAGATATTAATGAGTTTATCTTTTTATGGGCTGGGGCAGATAAGTATGCGGCAGACTCACGCGGCAAAGCAATCGATGCCAGGATCCTATACTCATTAGAATCATTCATGGGGCGTGGCTTTACTCAGGGTACGAGTAAAAACCCAGACAGTAATGCCTCTCGGTTACTAGAAAAATCGTTTCAGTCTATTTATGACTATGTGTTTACCCAGTTAGTTACCCTGCCAAGGCTCCAGGATGCTGTGAGCTATGTTTGGGATCAGCAATATCAAACGTATCGGCTTGATACGGCACCGCTTATTGCCCATTTTAAAAAAGAGTATGACGCTAACGCTGTGAGTTTCTTAAAGGAATATCAAGCCTTTACTCAACAGTATGGCCATGACAAGCACAAGATGGCTGAGTTGGCGCAGTCAGGTGATGAGCTTGACGCTTTATTTGGTCAAATGATGAATGTCATCAATCAGATACCTGCAACTGACTTCATTAAGCATATTGATCAAAATGGCAGCGTACTGACGTTAAATACGAATAGCGGCAACGTTATTTTTCTGGGGAGTCTTGCCAATGACACCATCACCGGCCGGGGGACCTTTAACGGCGGCACCGGCAACGATGTACTGAATGCCACGGTGGGGAACAGCGATGACACCTTCCTGTTCAACCTGGGTGACGGCCAGGATGTGATTAACAACAACGGCGGCAAAGACCGGATTATCTTTGGCAAGGACGTGACGCCGGAGATGATCAGCTACCGCCGGGAAGGGAATCATCTGGTGGTGGTGGTCGGGGACCAGGGTGACCAGATGACCCTGAACCATTACTTTGCCCACGCCAACTACCAGACGGCGAACCGCTTCGAGTTTGCCGACGGCACGGTCTGGGAGGATATCCGCCAGCGGGTGTTTACCCAGTACTATAGCGATGACAAGGACACCATCGTGGGCACCGGCTGGGATGATAATATTTACGCCGGTGCCGGGGATGACACCATCACCGATAATGCCGGTAACAACTATCTGGACGGCGGGGCCGGCAATGACACCATCACCGGCCGGGGCACCTTTAACGGCGGCACCGGTAACGATGTGCTGAATGCCACGGTGGTGAACAGCGATGACACCTTCCTGTTCAACCTGGGTGACGGCCAGGACGTGATTAACAACAACGGCGGTAAAGACCGGATTATCTTTGGCAAGGACGTGACGCCGGAGATGATCAGCTATCGCCGGGAAGGGAATCATCTGGTGGTGGTGGTGGGAGACCAGGGGGATCAGATGACCCTGAACCATTACTTTGCCCACGCCAACTACCAGACGGCGAACCGCTTCGAGTTTGCCGACGGCACGGTCTGGGAGGATATCCGCCAGCGGACATTTACCCAGTACTATACCGACGGTAAGGACACCATCGTGGGCACCGGCTGGGATGATAATATTTACGCCGGTGCCGGGGATGACACCATCACCGATAATGCCGGTAACAACTACCTGGACGGCGGGGCCGGCAATGACACCATCACCGGCCGGGGCACCTTTAACGGCGGCACCGGTAACGATGTGCTGAATGCCACGGTGGTGAACAGCGATGACACCTTCCTGTTCAACCTGGGTGACGGCCAGGATGTGATTAACAACAACGGCGGCAAAGACCGGATTATCTTTGGCAAGGACGTGACGCCGGAGATGATCAGCTACCGCCGGGAAGGGAATCATCTGGTGGTGGTGGTGGGAGACCAGGGGGATCAGATGACCCTGAACCATTACTTTGCCCACGCCAACTACCAGACGGTGAACCGCTTCGAGTTTGCCGACGGCACGGTCTGGGAGGATATCCGCCAGCGGACATTTACCCAGTACTATACCGACGGTAAGGACACTATCGTGGGGACCGGCTGGAACGATAATATTTACGCCGGTGCCGGGGATGACACCATCACCGATAATGCCGGTAACAACTACCTGGACGGCGGGGCCGGCAATGACACCATCACCGGCCGGGGCACCTTTAACGGCGGTACCGGCAACGACGTGCTGTATGCCACGGTGGTGAACAGCGATGACACCTTCCTGTTCAACCTGGGTGACGGCCAGGATGTGATTAACAACAACGGCGGCAAAGACCGGATTATCTTTGGCAAGGACGTGACGCCGGAGATGATCAGCTACCGCCGGGAAGGGAATCATCTGGTGGTGGTGGTGGGAGACCAGGGGGATCAGATGACCCTGAACCATTACTTTGCCCACGCCAACTACCAGACGGTGAACCGCTTCGAGTTTGCCGACGGCACGGTCTGGGAGGATATCCGCCAGCGGACATTTACCCAGTACTATACCGACGGCAAGGACACTATCGTGGGGACCGGCTGGAACGATAATATTTACGCCGGTGCCGGGGATGATACCATCACCGATAATGCCGGTAACAACTATCTGGACGGTGGGGCCGGCAATGACACCATCACCGGCCGGGGCACTTTTAACGGCGGCACCGGCAACGACGTGCTGAATGCCACGGTAGGGAACAGCGATGACACCTTCCTGTTCAACCTGGGTGACGGCCAGGATGTGATTAACAACAACGGCGGCAAAGACCGGATTATCTTTGGCAAGGACGTGACGCCGGGGATGATCAGCTACCGTCGGGAAGGGAATCATCTGGTGGTGGTGGTGGGAGACCAGGGTGACCAGATGACCCTGAACCATTACTTTGCCCACGCCAACTACCAGACGGTGAACCGCTTCGAGTTTGCCGACGGCACGGTCTGGGAGGATATCCGCCAGCGGACATTTACCCAGTACTATACCGACGGCAAGGACACCATCGTGGGGACCGGCTGGAACGATAATATTTACGCCGGTGCCGGGGATGACACCATCACCGATAATGCCGGTAACAACTATCTGGACGGTGGGGCCGGCAATGATACCATCACCGGCCGGGGCACCTTTAACGGCGGCACCGGTAACGATGTGCTGAATGCCACGGTAGGGAACAGCGATGACACCTTCCTGTTCAACCTGGGTGACGGCCAGGACGTGATTAACAACAACGGCGGCAAAGACCGGATTATCTTTGGCAAGGACGTGACGCCGGAGATGATCAGCTACCGCCGGGAAGGGAATCATCTGGTGGTGGTGGTGGGAGACCAGGGGGATCAGATGACCCTGAACCATTACTTTGCCCACGCCAACTACCAGACGGTGAACCGCTTCGAGTTTGCCGACGGCACGGTCTGGGAGGATATCCGCCAGCGGACATTTACCCAGTACTATACCGACGGCAAGGACACTATCGTGGGGACCGGCTGGAACGATAATATTTACGCCGGTGCCGGGGATGACACCATCACCGATAATGCCGGTAACAACTATCTGGACGGTGGGGCCGGCAATGATACCATCACCGGCCGGGGCACTTTTAACGGCGGCACCGGCAACGATGTGCTGAATGCCACGGTAGGGAACAGCGATGACACCTTCCTGTTCAACCTGGGTGACGGCCAGGATGTGATTAACAACAACGGCGGCAAAGACCGGATTATCTTTGGCAAGGACGTGACGCCGGGGATGATCAGCTACCGTCGGGAAGGGAATCATCTGGTGGTGGTGGTGGGAGACCAGGGGGATCAGATGACCCTGAACCATTACTTTGCCCACGCCAACTACCAGACGGTGAACCGTTTTGAGTTTGCCAATGGTAAGTTCTGGGACGACATTCGCACGACCAATGAGTTCATCGCTGATACCACGGGGAACCCCAGAGAGTCGACGATTGTGTCTTCGCGCATGAGTGCCGTAACGCCACCTGAATCAACCGCAATAGTGGGGCAGGCCAATAGTTTGATTGCGGCTATGGCGACCTTTGCTCCAGAGACCGGGAGTTCTTCTTTACTACCGGACAATAACGCTCAAACGCAGAACAACCTTATTTATGCCGCTAACGTAGCATAA